One stretch of Tachysurus fulvidraco isolate hzauxx_2018 chromosome 12, HZAU_PFXX_2.0, whole genome shotgun sequence DNA includes these proteins:
- the zbtb42 gene encoding zinc finger and BTB domain-containing protein 18.2 yields MEFPDHSRHLLQCLSQQRHQGFLCDCTVLVGAARFRAHRAVLASCSMYFHLFYRDQLDTHDVVRLNSDIVTAPAFSLLLEFMYEGKLEFSTLPVEDVLAAASYLHMYDIVKVCKGRLKEKELSCLDEKLVDSVSLSCLDRESLHDREIEPCKIPLRGQMADDMDIDDITDCDRPAMARQKANGHLSGSPDLVGVNYVSAEAEAHVRTAGKTNVDVSGASQRSRALHDTDSALDLSLKALSGRDVGQLAHDRQQQGIEMHARDEHGTLSVKEEGGGASFGNSVPMTGFDALFRGRNGTLLPPEEHLMMEDDEEEVVGLDADEEEEGVGGRVGVLVAQRARSHSREGSEEARGRSEAHSEEEEDDDELVSTDLAALLPPTGTVPVCVCPLCSKAFPTPHALQPHLSSHFREREGARTKLSPDASVPTCAQCGKTFSCAYTLKRHERTHSGEKPYTCGTCGKSFQYSHNLSRHAVVHTREKPHACKWCERRFTQSGDLYRHIRKFHCALVKTLSVG; encoded by the coding sequence ATGGAGTTCCCAGACCATAGCCGTCACTTGCTGCAGTGCCTTAGTCAGCAGCGTCACCAGGGCTTCCTGTGCGACTGCACGGTGCTGGTTGGCGCAGCACGGTTCCGTGCGCACCGGGCCGTGTTGGCCTCATGCAGCATGTACTTCCACCTTTTCTACCGGGACCAGCTGGACACCCATGATGTGGTGCGACTGAACAGTGACATTGTGACAGCACCAGCGTTCAGCCTGCTCCTCGAGTTCATGTACGAGGGTAAGCTCGAGTTCAGTACGCTGCCAGTGGAGGACGTGCTGGCCGCCGCCAGTTATCTGCATATGTATGACATTGTCAAAGTGTGCAAGGGAAGACTGAAAGAAAAGGAACTGTCCTGCCTGGATGAGAAACTTGTTGACAGTGTGAGTCTGAGCTGCCTGGACAGAGAGAGCTTGCATGACAGGGAGATAGAGCCCTGCAAAATCCCCCTGAGAGGCCAAATGGCAGATGACATGGACATAGATGACATCACAGATTGCGATAGGCCAGCAATGGCAAGGCAGAAGGCTAACGGTCACCTTAGTGGGTCTCCGGACCTTGTAGGTGTCAATTATGTGTCAGCCGAGGCCGAGGCCCATGTGCGAACAGCTGGAAAAACGAATGTGGACGTCAGCGGTGCGTCCCAAAGGTCCCGGGCGCTCCATGACACGGACAGTGCGCTGGACTTGTCTTTGAAGGCTCTGTCGGGCAGAGATGTGGGACAGCTGGCCCACGACAGGCAGCAGCAGGGCATAGAGATGCACGCGCGAGACGAACACGGCACACTGTCAGTGAAGGAAGAGGGTGGGGGTGCCAGCTTTGGGAATAGTGTGCCCATGACAGGGTTCGATGCCCTCTTTAGGGGCAGAAATGGCACTCTGCTGCCCCCGGAGGAGCACCTTATGATggaggatgatgaggaggaggtggtggggTTGGACGctgatgaagaagaggaggggGTGGGAGGAAGGGTGGGAGTTTTAGTGGCACAAAGGGCACGTAGTCACAGCCGAGAGGGGAGCGAGGAGGCTCGAGGAAGAAGTGAAGCACAcagtgaagaggaagaggacgaCGACGAGCTGGTCTCCACGGACCTCGCTGCACTTCTGCCACCAACAGGCACTGTTCCAGTCTGTGTGTGCCCACTATGCAGCAAGGCATTCCCAACGCCTCACGCTCTGCAGCCGCACCTGAGCTCACACTTTCGCGAGCGGGAGGGCGCCCGCACCAAGCTCTCGCCCGACGCTTCGGTGCCTACCTGTGCTCAGTGTGGCAAGACCTTCTCATGTGCATACACGTTAAAGCGGCACGAGCGCACACACTCGGGTGAGAAGCCCTACACTTGTGGCACATGTGGCAAGAGCTTCCAGTACTCTCACAACTTGAGTAGGCATGCCGTGGTGCACACACGTGAGAAACCTCATGCCTGCAAGTGGTGCGAGCGCCGCTTCACACAGTCAGGAGACCTGTACCGTCATATACGCAAGTTCCACTGCGCCCTCGTCAAGACCCTCTCTGTCGGATAA